In one Pungitius pungitius chromosome 13, fPunPun2.1, whole genome shotgun sequence genomic region, the following are encoded:
- the ppm1ba gene encoding protein phosphatase 1B isoform X1, with amino-acid sequence MGAFLDKPRTEKHNLHAEGNGVRYGLSSMQGWRVEMEDAHTAVLGLPAPGMADWSFFAVYDGHAGSRVANYCAKHLLEHIMGASLGQAGPDAPASDSAAPAAPTVETVKAGIRTGFLKIDEHMRSFSDLRNGMDRSGSTAVGILLSPEHFFFINCGDSRAVLYRNSHVGFSTLDHKPCNPRERERIQNAGGSVMIQRVNGSLAVSRALGDFDYKCVDGKGPTEQLVSPEPEVFEVVRAPEHDQFVVLACDGIWDVMSNEELCEFVKSRLEVSDDLETVCNEVVDTCLHKGSRDNMSVVLVCLPNGPKVSEEAVRKDAELNKYLESRVEEMLSRAGEDGFPDLVAVMRNLSTDIGMPSLPPGGGLASKRSVIEAVYNRLNPYREEDGSAAELEYHW; translated from the exons ATGGGCGCGTTCCTGGACAAGCCCAGGACCGAGAAGCACAACCTGCACGCCGAGGGCAACGGCGTGCGCTACGGCCTGAGCTCCATGCAGGGCTGGCGGGTGGAGATGGAGGACGCTCACACGGCGGTGCTGGGACTCCCGGCGCCCGGTATGGCCGACTGGTCTTTCTTCGCCGTGTACGACGGTCACGCCGGCTCCAGGGTCGCCAACTACTGCGCCAAGCACCTCCTGGAACACATAATGGGTGCCAGCCTGGGCCAGGCCGGGCCCGACGCCCCCGCCAGTGACTCTGCGGCGCCGGCGGCTCCCACGGTGGAGACGGTGAAGGCCGGGATCCGGACGGGCTTCCTGAAGATCGACGAGCACATGCGCAGCTTCTCCGACCTGCGCAACGGCATGGACCGCAGCGGCTCCACGGCGGTGGGCATCCTCCTGTCGCCCGAACACTTCTTCTTCATCAACTGCGGCGACTCTCGGGCCGTCCTGTACCGCAACTCGCACGTGGGCTTCTCCACGCTCGACCACAAGCCCTGCAACCCGCGGGAGCGCGAGCGCATCCAGAACGCCGGCGGCTCGGTGATGATCCAGCGGGTCAACGGGTCGCTGGCCGTGTCCAGGGCCTTGGGGGACTTTGATTACAAGTGCGTGGACGGCAAGGGTCCCACGGAGCAGCTGGTCAGCCCGGAGCCAGAAGTGTTTGAGGTGGTGCGGGCCCCCGAACACGATCAGTTCGTGGTCCTGGCGTGTGACGGCATCTGGGACGTCATGTCCAACGAGGAGCTGTGCGAGTTCGTGAAGTCTCGGCTGGAGGTGTCAGACGACCTGGAGACGGTCTGCAACGAGGTGGTGGACACCTGCCTGCACAAG GGGAGTCGGGATAACATGAGTGTTGTGTTAGTGTGTTTGCCCAACGGCCCCAAAGTGTCGGAGGAAGCTGTGAGGAAAGACGCTGAGCTCAACAAATACCTGGAGTCTCGAGTTGAAG AGATGCTGTCTCGGGCCGGGGAGGACGGCTTTCCCGACCTGGTAGCAGTGATGAGGAACCTGTCCACCGACATCGGCATGCCCTCGTTGCCCCCAGGGGGGGGCCTGGCCAGCAA ACGCAGTGTTATTGAAGCAGTGTACAACCGCCTGAACCCGTACAGAGAGGAAGATGGG AGCGCCGCCGAGTTGGAGTACCACTGGTAG
- the ppm1ba gene encoding protein phosphatase 1B isoform X2, whose product MGAFLDKPRTEKHNLHAEGNGVRYGLSSMQGWRVEMEDAHTAVLGLPAPGMADWSFFAVYDGHAGSRVANYCAKHLLEHIMGASLGQAGPDAPASDSAAPAAPTVETVKAGIRTGFLKIDEHMRSFSDLRNGMDRSGSTAVGILLSPEHFFFINCGDSRAVLYRNSHVGFSTLDHKPCNPRERERIQNAGGSVMIQRVNGSLAVSRALGDFDYKCVDGKGPTEQLVSPEPEVFEVVRAPEHDQFVVLACDGIWDVMSNEELCEFVKSRLEVSDDLETVCNEVVDTCLHKGSRDNMSVVLVCLPNGPKVSEEAVRKDAELNKYLESRVEEMLSRAGEDGFPDLVAVMRNLSTDIGMPSLPPGGGLASKRSVIEAVYNRLNPYREEDGPSCFI is encoded by the exons ATGGGCGCGTTCCTGGACAAGCCCAGGACCGAGAAGCACAACCTGCACGCCGAGGGCAACGGCGTGCGCTACGGCCTGAGCTCCATGCAGGGCTGGCGGGTGGAGATGGAGGACGCTCACACGGCGGTGCTGGGACTCCCGGCGCCCGGTATGGCCGACTGGTCTTTCTTCGCCGTGTACGACGGTCACGCCGGCTCCAGGGTCGCCAACTACTGCGCCAAGCACCTCCTGGAACACATAATGGGTGCCAGCCTGGGCCAGGCCGGGCCCGACGCCCCCGCCAGTGACTCTGCGGCGCCGGCGGCTCCCACGGTGGAGACGGTGAAGGCCGGGATCCGGACGGGCTTCCTGAAGATCGACGAGCACATGCGCAGCTTCTCCGACCTGCGCAACGGCATGGACCGCAGCGGCTCCACGGCGGTGGGCATCCTCCTGTCGCCCGAACACTTCTTCTTCATCAACTGCGGCGACTCTCGGGCCGTCCTGTACCGCAACTCGCACGTGGGCTTCTCCACGCTCGACCACAAGCCCTGCAACCCGCGGGAGCGCGAGCGCATCCAGAACGCCGGCGGCTCGGTGATGATCCAGCGGGTCAACGGGTCGCTGGCCGTGTCCAGGGCCTTGGGGGACTTTGATTACAAGTGCGTGGACGGCAAGGGTCCCACGGAGCAGCTGGTCAGCCCGGAGCCAGAAGTGTTTGAGGTGGTGCGGGCCCCCGAACACGATCAGTTCGTGGTCCTGGCGTGTGACGGCATCTGGGACGTCATGTCCAACGAGGAGCTGTGCGAGTTCGTGAAGTCTCGGCTGGAGGTGTCAGACGACCTGGAGACGGTCTGCAACGAGGTGGTGGACACCTGCCTGCACAAG GGGAGTCGGGATAACATGAGTGTTGTGTTAGTGTGTTTGCCCAACGGCCCCAAAGTGTCGGAGGAAGCTGTGAGGAAAGACGCTGAGCTCAACAAATACCTGGAGTCTCGAGTTGAAG AGATGCTGTCTCGGGCCGGGGAGGACGGCTTTCCCGACCTGGTAGCAGTGATGAGGAACCTGTCCACCGACATCGGCATGCCCTCGTTGCCCCCAGGGGGGGGCCTGGCCAGCAA ACGCAGTGTTATTGAAGCAGTGTACAACCGCCTGAACCCGTACAGAGAGGAAGATGGG CCCTCCTGTTTCATTTG A
- the znhit2 gene encoding zinc finger HIT domain-containing protein 2 produces MNPLIRRRLPPSVRSLLTDIGPKEEWIDTEPDAVTRDGVMLPSRGAASGQEEFLTPAKTRAEADLDGTDPRSSAVCMLCKCKPSCYTCPRCNLQYCGLSCYRSPGHSVCSEEFYKESVLRELKDMGKTESEGRHKMQEILVGLRQKAEKTDGGMGSLLKDAGVVAEDADEGEATENVQVVELLSRLAELQQSGEGSATEIEAILRKLADIGEREPLDGDAIEDAEGAEAQLDLADRLSGLDIDKLSEEELWEVLDSKEKETFMGLVRGGALGGLIPLWKPWWEEHEDGGRALVEILEDEVSRQRGESVTTVAEQDTDNEVKTSKEVVHDRRKSATKLRKIKGGNQLETGDEKGSSAVTAVPQISAKIPKLTSLCANSSPLVCYGLVNALFGYTFTLCLYNNDTDSLIIEFCDMMLALSEALSSSRVFNSVQEALDCGETLIIGGGYLDKEDLLAPSRALEAVAHITTGRDREDAAGYCLAALSQLRSVFSQARKALSKEGVEGAKRQKYFLASKRCEFFQAWVLDNAHRVRGLAIELWNEHSKRESARSSMERDRAVVEESLKKEKRQGKAHLIEQLT; encoded by the coding sequence ATGAATCCATTAATTAGACGGAGACTTCCTCCCTCCGTGAGGAGTCTGCTCACAGATATCGGACCAAAGGAGGAATGGATCGACACAGAGCCCGACGCCGTGACCAGAGACGGTGTAATGCTCCCGTCGAGAGGAGCTGCTTCTGGACAAGAGGAGTTTCTCACGCCGGCCAAGACCCGAGCGGAGGCAGATCTGGATGGAACTGACCCTAGGAGCAGTGCAGTCTGCATGCTGTGCAAATGCAAGCCCTCTTGCTACACCTGCCCCCGGTGCAACCTGCAGTACTGTGGCCTGTCTTGCTACCGGAGCCCGGGACACTCTGTGTGCTCCGAGGAGTTTTACAAAGAGTCCGTGCTACGGGAGCTGAAGGATATGGGGAAAACGGAGAGTGAAGGGAGGCATAAAATGCAGGAGATTCTCGTGGGGCTCAGGCAAAAGGCGGAGAAGACAGATGGGGGCATGGGAAGTTTGTTAAAGGACGCCGGTGTTGTGGCAGAAGACGCCGATGAAGGCGAGGCAACGGAGAATGTTCAGGTTGTGGAACTCCTGTCCAGGTTAGCAGAGCTGCAGCAGTCAGGGGAGGGGAGTGCAACAGAGATTGAGGCTATTTTGAGAAAACTCGCAGACATCGGAGAAAGGGAGCCGCTGGATGGGGACGCGATTGAGGACGCCGAAGGTGCAGAGGCGCAGCTGGACTTGGCGGATCGGCTGTCGGGGCTGGACATTGACAAGCTTTCTGAAGAGGAGCTGTGGGAAGTTCTTGATAGCAAAGAGAAGGAAACGTTTATGGGTCTCGTGAGGGGTGGAGCCCTTGGCGGACTGATTCCCTTGTGGAAGCCTTGGTGGGAGGAGCATGAGGATGGCGGGAGAGCACTGGTGGAGATACTCGAGGACGAAGTGAGCAGACAGAGAGGTGAAAGTGTAACAACTGTGGCTGAACAGGATACCGATAATGAGGTCAAAACCTCTAAAGAAGTGGTTCATGATCGGAGGAAATCAGCTACAAAGTTGAGGAAGATTAAAGGAGGAAACCAATTGGAAACTGGCGACGAAAAGGGAAGTTCAGCAGTCACTGCTGTCCCTCAGATTTCTGCGAAAATCCCCAAATTGACTTCCTTGTGTGCAAATTCATCTCCGCTCGTATGCTATGGTTTGGTCAATGCACTTTTTGGCTACACCTTCACCCTGTGCCTGTATAACAATGACACTGATTCCCTGATAATTGAGTTTTGTGACATGATGCTTGCTTTGTCTGAGGCACTGAGCTCAAGCAGGGTGTTCAACTCTGTGCAAGAGGCCTTGGACTGTGGAGAAACACTGATAATAGGTGGAGGTTACCTGGACAAGGAGGATCTTCTTGCCCCGTCCAGGGCTCTGGAAGCCGTGGCTCACATCACAACCGGCCGGGACCGAGAGGATGCTGCTGGATACTGCCTGGCAGCCTTGAGTCAGCTTCGCTCAGTGTTCTCCCAGGCCAGGAAAGCTCTTTCTAAAGAGGGAGTAGAAGGAGCAAAGAGACAAAAGTACTTCCTGGCAAGCAAGAGGTGTGAATTCTTTCAAGCCTGGGTGTTGGACAATGCACACAGGGTTCGTGGACTAGCCATTGAGTTGTGGAACGAACACAGTAAAAGAGAGAGTGCCAGGAGCAGcatggagagagacagggcTGTTGTTGAGGAGAGcttgaagaaagagaagagacaaGGGAAAGCTCATTTGATTGAACAGCTGACCTAA